The nucleotide sequence ACCGGCACCTTCAAGTACAAGAAGGTCGACCTGAAGAAAGTCGGCTTCGATCCGCAGGCGACCGACGATCCGCTGTTCGTCCGCCTGCCCGGCAGCCACGCCTATGCAGAAATTGATGAGGTCCTGCATCGCGCGATTGGCAACGCTGACTACGGGTTTTGATCGACACCCGCAGCCCAGGCTGGGTCGCGGCTGAACTGCCGATACCCAGCGTTTCACGTGTCAGCCGGCGTAAGCCCGCTCCAGCTCGGCGATATCGAGCTTTTTCATCTGCAGCAAGGCCGTCATGACCCGCTGGGATTTTTCCCGGTCGGCGTCGCTGACCAAGTCCATCAACGTGCTAGGCACGATCTGCCAGGACACTCCGTATTTGTCCTTGACCCAGCCGCACTGCTGCGCTTCGACAGGGCCGCCCTCGGCAAGCCGCGCCCAGCAGTAATCCAGCTCTGCCTGCGTGGCGCAGAACACTTGCAGCGAAATGGCTTCGTTAAAGGTGAATACCGGCCCGCCATTGAGCGCGGTGAATAGTTGGCCGTCCAACTCGAAGGCAACGGTCATCACCGAGCCTGCTGGCCGGCCATGGATCTCCTGCCCGGCCTCACCGTAGTGGCTAATCGTGACGATGCGCGAATTATTAAAGATGCCGGTGTAGAACTTCGCGGCCTGTTCGGCCTGGTCGTCGAACCATAGGCAGGGACTAATCTTCTGCAACGCTGGCATGGCACGCTTCCTCGGATGGAGTCGGGCCACTGTGGCCGCGATTACCAGTTAGTGGCCTGTTTGGTTAATTCAGTTAGTCAATTTCGGCGCCTGAGACCCTGATACTGCGTTACCGCTCCTCGCCATAGCCCTGCTATGACTCGTCGCGGCGCCTTGTCTCAGAGCCTCAGCCATCCGAACTTGAGATAACCAATTAACCGCACAGGCCACTAGTCGTTTGTGCTGCCCGCAGATCGACAACCCTACTCAGCAGCGTCGCTATTGCTTGAACTCGAATTGCAGTTCCGCACCTTCGACGGAGCGTAGATAGTCGTCTTCCCGATCATTGGTGATCAGTTTGCCATTCAGTTGGAAAGGCCCCTCGCTCGGCTCTTTGGGCGCGAACATGGGCGGTAGCAGCGGCTTCGGCTCTTCCGGCACGGGTACCTCGTGCTCCAGGCTATCCACCAACTCCTTGGGCAGACGCAGGTCGAGCGTGGCTTGCGGCAATGGCTTTTCTTGCGCGGACTTGGGCGCCTCTTTGACCTCCAAATCCGGCTTGGCGACCTTGGATTCCGCCGGTTTCTCCGCGGGTTTGTTAGCCAAACCGGGGTCGAGGCTGGCCTTAGGCACCGGCGTTTCCTCCACCGAGGCAGGCGCCTGCTTAATTACCAGTTCCGACTTGCCGGCCTCCTGCGGCGCAGTCGTCGGTGGTTTCGGCACCGGTGCACTGGGCGGCACCTTGGGCACTGGCGGCACACCATCGTCGCAAGCACCAAGGGCCAGGACCATCAACAGCAGACCAAGGGTTCGTTTCGCGCTCATCAAAGTTCATCTGCAGGCAAAAGACGCCTATATGCTGGCCCGCCATAGCCGTGCTGACAAGCTCTCAAGGCTGCTGTTCCAGAGCTTTCAGAGCGGCGGCGATATCCAGTTGCGGGTAGTCGCGCTGCAGTTGCTGGCGCAGCGCTTCGGCCTGCTTGTCCTGTCCGCTGCGACGTAGCTGCAACAGCCGGCGCAGACTGTCTTGCGGCTCGTCCACCTGAGTGTCCGCGAATGCCGACGGCGCTGGTTCGGCGACCACCGGCTTGCGCATTTCCCGCTTGGCCTGCGCTTGTGCGGGCGACTCCAGGGCCTTGGCCTGGCTGGCCATCTCGGCCTGCGACTCACGTAACGGCGCGCTGGCAGGACTTGGCGCTGGCGGAGCGCTCATGGGTGCGGGCATCGCGTCGTAACTGGCCGGCGCCTGTTCCAGCGTGCGCCAGGTCAGGCTGATGCCAATCCCCAGACACGCCACGCCGGCCAGCGCCAATGGCCAACGCTGGCGTCGCGCATTGCCGCCCGATAACCAGGTGCTCGTGCGCTGCAGCCAGTTCGGTGCGCGTTCGGTCGGCCGCTGTGCACGGGCCGCCGCGAGGATGCGTGCATCAATCTGTGCCGAAGGTTCACCCTGGCTGTGCGTGCGGAAATGGCCGAGCAATTGCTGCTCCAACTGCCGTTCGTTGTCCGACTGGTGTTGATCATGGTTCATACGGATAACTCCTCGGCGACGGTCGGATCGGCGAGCAAGCGCCGCAGCTTTTGCACGGCATAGCGCAGCCGGCTTTTCACCGTTTCCGCCGGGGTGTGGGTCAGTTCGGCAATCTCGCCCAGCTCCAGATTGCCATGCGCACGCAACAGAAAAACCTCGCGCTGTTCGGCCGGTAGATCGTCCAGCGCGGCCTGCAACCGCTGCTGATCCCGCGCCAGGCCGAGCTGCTGATCCGGGCTGGAGGACGTATCGGGTTCGCCGTGCTGCTGCTCGTCATATTGGTCATGCAGCGCCTGATGACGACCTTGCTTGCGCCAATGGTCGATCAATCGATTGCGGGCGATCTGATACAGCCAGGTCTTGAACTGCACCGCTTCGCGCAATTCGCTGTCGCTACGAATCAGGCTCAGCCAGGTGTCCTGGAACACCTCTTCGGCCAGCGCCGGGTCGCCGCACAGGCCGCAAAGGAAGCGAAACAGGCCAAGCCGATGGCGCGCATACAGCACGCCAAAGGCCTCGCTATCGCCACTCCGGTAACGCTGCAGCAGCTGCGCGTCGCCGGGCATTACGCTTGGGACAGTCACATTCACTGGACCTTGCTGGTGGTTGGAAGGCTTGCGCTGGACGTATTGCCCGTTGAAGTGTGCAGACTGCCGGCCAGCTCGGCCAGTTGAATGAACTCAGCGCGTAAGCCGAAGCGATCGTCACCCTTGGCGGTCCGGGCCAACGCAATCGTCTCGGCGAAGTCGAAGGCGCCGGTGTATTGACCACCCTTGAGTTGCTGAGCGAAAGCGGCCACCGCCGCGGCAAAGCGCAAATCATCGCTGGATTCGGCTATCGGTTGCACTGCTGCTGCCTTGATCGGCACTTCGAGCAGCTTGCTAGCGCCACCCTGCGGCGCCTTGTAGCGGATGCGCAACCACGCCAGCTCGGAATCCGTGGACGCAGACGCCTGGGCGCGCTGATAGCGCAGCGGCTCCAGCCAACCCTTGGCGCCGACCGGGACTATTTCGTACAGCGCAGTGACTACGTGGCCGGCACCAATTTCTCCAGCGTCGACTTTGTCGTTGCTGAAATCTTCCCGCTTGAGCGCGCGGTTTTCATAGCCGAGCAGACGGTACTCGCTGACCTGTGCGGGATTGAATTCGACCTGCAACTTGACGTCCCTGGCCACCACCGCGAGCGTCGAGGCCAACTGCTCGACCAGCACCTTGCGTGCCTCGCGCAGGTTGTCGATATAGGCGTAGTTGCCGTCGCCGGCATCGGCCAGCTGCTCCATCAGCCGCTCGTTGTAGTTGTCAGTGGCAAAGCCCAGGGTGGTCAGCGACACGCCGCTTTTACGCTTGTCGGCGGCCAATTGCTTGAGGGTTTCGAAATCACTGATGCCGACGTTGAAGTCGCCGTCGGTGGCCAGCAGGATGCGGTTGATGCCGCCTTCGATAAAGCCTTGCTGGGCCTGTTGGTAGGCCAGCTTGATGCCCGATTCGCCGGCGGTCGATCCGCCCGCACTGAGTTGTTCGATGGCGGCGTGAATCTTCGCCTTGTCGGTGCCTGACGTAGGTTGCAGCACCACTCGCGACTCACCGGCGTAGACCACCAGCGAGACCTTGTCTTCGCCGCGCAACTGATCGACCAGCAGCTTCAAGGTGCTCTGCACCAGCGGCAGACCTTCGCGACGATCCATCGAGCCGGATACATCGACCAGAAACACCAGGTTGGCCGGCGGCAGGCGCTCAATCGTGGTGTCCGAAGCCTTGATCGCCACCCGCAGCAACCGCGACTGCGGATTCCACGGGGTAATCGCCAGTTCGGTGCTCACGCCGAACGGCGCGTCACCGAACAGCGCGTCACCCTGCGGCAGCGGATAGGCATAGGGGAAATAGTTGACCAGCTCTTCCAGGCGCACCGCTTCTGCCGGCGGCAAACGGCCGTCATTGAGAAGGCGCCGCACATTGGCATAGCTGCCGGTATCCACATCGATGCTGAAGGTCGACACCGGCGCGTCGGCTACTGCCTGTACCGGGTTGTCGGCGAGCTGTTGATACTGCTCGCGGTAGACGTCGCGATAGCCGCTGGTCATGGCATCGGCCAGCGCTGCTGGGGCCGCCGGTGCCACCAGAACTGGCATCGGCCGGGTGGCGAAGCTTTCGCGCGCCAGCGCTTTGCTGTCGATCTGCCTGGCTTGCTCGACCTGCACGCGAGCTTGCTCCGCCATGGGTGCGGCTGCCGGCCGGGCGGACGAGTGGGTGTTGGGCGTCTCGGATTGTGTACCGCCGCAGGCCGCCAAGCCCAGCAACAGGCCGCACAGCAAGGGTTGACGGGCAACGGTAAGGGACGTGGCCATGATGCGTCTCCAGGGAAGGATTGATCCATTCACCGCAGTAGACGCAAGGTTTCGATGATTCGGGTTAACCGCTTAACGAGTAGTAAGTAGCCCGGATGCAATCCGGGGAGGCGTACAAGCCGTTTCCCGGATTACATCCGGGCTACCGCTGGCTTAGCTCAAACCGACTTCCTGGCACAGCTGCGCGGCCAGCATGCCGAGAGTCATCAGCGCACGCTCGGTTTCCCGGTTCCATGGCATGCCGCAGTTCAGGCGGATGCAATGGTTGAACTGCTCGGTATTACTGAAGATCAGCCCCGGCGCGATACTGATACCTTGCTGCAGGGCGCGCATGTGCAGGTCCTTGGTATTCACCCGTGCCGGTAGGCTGATCCACAGGATAAAACCGCCCTTGGGCCGGGTCATCTGCGTGCCCTCGGGGAAAAACTGCTGCACCGCCAGCTGGAAGGCGCTGAGGTTTTTGCGGTACTCCTGACGGATGTAGCGCAAATGGCGGTCGTAACCACCGTTTTCCAGGTACGCGGTCACGCCCATCTGCGTGACGCTGCATGCCGAATAAGTGCTGAAGGTTTGTAACCGCTCGATCTCCGCCTGATGCTTGCCGGCGATGATCCAGCCGATGCGCACCCCGGGTGAGAGGGTTTTCGAGAAGCTCGAGCAGTACACCACGCGTCCCTCGCGATCCTGCGATTTCAGCGCCTTGGTGGGTCCCGGCTCGAACATCAGTTCGCCATAGATATCGTCCTCGATGATCTGAATATCGAAGTCCTTGGCCAGGCGCAGCAGCTGTTTCTGCCGGTCCTCGGGAATGGTGCCACCGAGCGGATTGGAGAGCCGGGCAGTAAGCACCAGCGCCTTGACCGGCCACTGGTTGGCCGCCAGTTGCAGGGCCTCCAGACTGATGCCGGTGGTCGGGTCGCTGGGGATCTCGATGACCTTGAGGCCCAGCAGGTCGGCCAGTTGCAGCAGGCCGTAATAGGTCGGCGATTCAGCGGCGATCAGGTCGCCCGGCTTGGTCAACACCCGCAGCGACATCTGCAGCGCATCCACGCAGCCGTGGGTGATCACTACTTCGGCCGGATCGACCACCACGCCGGCATCGCGCATGCGGATCGCCACCTGACGGCGCAGCGGCTCGAAACCGGGGCTGAACATGTAGCTGAAGGCGCGCGGGCTCTGAAACCGCGTGACCTTGGCCAGTTGCTGATGCAGCGCGCGCACGGGCAGATAATCGACATGCGGCACGGCGGCACCGAAAGGTAAGACCCCCTCGCGGCGCGCCTCGGTGAGCACCTGATTGATGATGCTGCTGCGGGTCACCAGACCCGGACGCTCGACCCGAGCGATATCTGGAGTCAGCGCGGTGAGGGCTGGGGTTTCGTGGACGTAGTAGCCGGATTGCGGGCGCGCGCGAATCAGGCCCTGATCTTCCAGATTGGCATAGGCCTGAAGCACCGTGGCGTGGCTGACACTGAGCTGCTGACTCATCTTGCGTACCGATGGCACTCGCTCGCCCGGCTGAAATACGCCACGGCGAATGTCCTCGGCCAATTGCTGAGCAATACGCTGATAGAGCAACAGATTAGTCATGCGCGCTTCCCTCCGATCACTGGACCGATACAGTAGCGGAACTCACCAAAATTGCACCGGTACAGATTGGGGGATTGTCAGCGATACAGAGCGCGTGCGGCCAATACCGTATCGCTCTAAAACGGGTGTTCTGGGCAGCCTTGGCAATATTTGCGAGCGGCGCGGCGCGCGCGGCCCATATTGAATTCCGGCCAACTGTATCGCGCCGCTGCCGCTCCGGTTGACGGGTCGATTCAGCGTACGGTGAAACGCTGGTCGGCTAGCTTGCGATCGCCCTGAAACACCAGGAAGCGCCATTCGCCAGGCACCATCTCGTATTGCTCGCTGAACTCGAAGGCCATGATGTCCTGCGGCGCGCCGGCGACCATTTTCTGCACCAGCTCGAACTTGTCGTGGCGCACGCCATCCGGCGTGGTCAGGCCCGGCGTCAGATACAGCAGGGTCAGCGGCGTATCGTCGACACGTTTGCCGCTCAGGCTGAAGCGCAGGCCAAACTTGGTGCCGAGTTGCGCCGGGATCACTTCGCTGCGCTCGATCTGCTGATTGCTGCGCATCAGCACGCGCTCACCGGGCTGCAGGTCTTTCGCCTGACTGATGAAAATGCCGTACTCGACCGGTCCATCGACGCGCACTTCGGCTTGGGCCATTTCGGCGTGGACCAGACCGGTCATCGACAACAACGCAGCCAGCACACTCAAACGGGGATATCGCATCACGCACTCCTTGATTGGGATGGCGCGAGGCTATGACGATGGCATGACAGTCTGATGACAGCCTGAAGGCCGCCCGCCGTCAGCGCTGCGCCTTGCGCGGCAGGATGGCGAGAAAATTGTCGCGGGCGACCTTGCGTGCCACCACTTCGGGTAGCGCATCGAGAAATGGGTCGAAGCCGTGCATCAGCTCGCCAAGGCTGTCGAAGCGGCCGACCACATCGGAACCGACCATGAAGCGCTCGGGATAGCGAGTGACCAGCTCGAGCCACTCAGCATCGGGCCGGCCCTGCGCGTCGAGTAGATAGGGCGTGAGCAACGACCAGGACAGATCGATATACAGATTCGGATAAGCCTCGAGCAGCCGCTGCAAGGTCGGCAGAAGGAATTCCAGCTTGGGCTGATGGCGGTGGATTTCCATGCTGCTACCGGCGTGGGCCCAGATGAAGCGCACATGCGGATGGTTACGCAGCGGCTCCTCGACTTCCTTGAGGTACAGCGGATTGCGCTCGCGCTTGGAGGTGATGTTGGCGTGCAGCAGCACCGGCAGGTCGTACTCGGCTGCCAAGTGGTAGACGCGAATCATCGCCTCGTTATTGGCGCGCGGGGTGCTGCCTTCGATCAATGAGGTGAGATCGTCGTGGCGCGTGAACACTTCGCCGATGCCCTGCCAGAGGCCGGGGTCGAGCTCGAGCATGCGCCGAATATGCGCATCGGAGTTCTTGTCGTTGGGATTGAAGCCGGACAGGAATGGATGCAAGCGCCGGCGCTGCTCGGCTGGCAATTGCTTGAGCGCCGCCGCGACGATCACATCGGTAGCGCTATACCAATAGGCGGCCGCGTCGTCGCCGGCGTAATAGCGCGGTCGCTTGGGTTCATCCTCATGCCATTTCTTGGCCACCGGAATGCCGGAAAGCATGACGTGCTCGATGTTATTGGCGTCCATCGCGGCAAGCAGCTTGGTCATGCCTTCGCTTTCCTGGAAGAAGTCCACGTAATGCAGATGGGCATCGCTGTAGCGGTAATCGCGCGCCTCGGCGCTGAATACGCAGAGGCATATCAGCAACATGAGAATCGAACGGAAAACGATCAAACCTGTCCTCCTTGAGCGGTTTTGCGCAGTGGTAGACCCGTTGCGCAGGAGCGTGGTTCATGGATTGTTGAACCGCGAGGCCACCGGGTATGCTGGCACTTTAGCTATGGATCAACGGATGTCCATGCTCTGCCGCCTCTCCTGCCTGTGCCTGGCCCTGCTCGCCGCTTTTGCGGTCGCGGCAAGCGAGTACCTGACCTATCCACTGCATCAGCGCGGGGTAAATCCGCAAACCTACGCAGTCGAGTTGCTCCGTCTGGCCCTGGAGAAAGGCGGCGGCGACTACCTGCTGCAAGCCTCGCCGCAGCCCATGTCGCCGAGCAGAGCTCGCTATTCGCTGGAGCACAACGACAACCAAGTGCAGGTCATCTGGACGATGACCACCCGCGAGCGTGAAGCCACGCTGCTGCCGATCCGCATCCCGATCTACAAAGGCCTGATTGGCTGGCGCATTCCACTGATCCGCGGCGATCAGCGCGAGTTACTGGCCAATATCAGTGATCGCGCCGCGCTGGCCACGCTACGCATTGGCCAGCGCAGCGACTGGCCAGACACCGCCATCCTGCGCGCCAATGGTCAGCAGGTAGAAGTCAGCCCGGCCTATCCAGGCTTGTTCGATATGCTCGCCGCCAAGCGTTTCGATCTGTTCCCGCTGGAAGCCGTGATGGTCCAGCAGGAACAGCAACGCGTCAGCGCCGAGGGCCTGAACATCGCCATCGACAAACATTTGGTGCTGCACTACCCCAGCGCCCTCTACTACTTCACCTCGCGCCAGCGGCCGGAGCTGGCCGAAACCATTCGCCGCGGCCTGGAAGCAGCCATCACCGACGGCAGCTTCGAGCGTCTGTTCCAGAGTTACTTCGCGCTGACGCTAAAGCAGCTGCATCTGCCTCAGCGCCGGGTGATCGAACTGGACAATCCGCTGCTGCCTGACACCCTGCCCCTCGACCGACCCGAACTCTGGTATCACCCTTAACCGGCCCGCCGCCTGCCGCTGTAGTGCGCCTTGCTTGCAATGGCCAAGCACCCGTTATGCTCTGTGCACAACCTGCCGCGAGAGCTGCTCATGACCAACCTGATCCTGATCCAACCGCGCGCCGAGGATGTCGAAGGCCAGCCGATCCTGCGTCTGCTGCCGTCAGCGCTACGCCGGAGCGTCGGCCCCTTCGTGTTCTTCGACCATATGCTGGCGACCGCCTATGCGCCCGGTCGCGGGGTGAATATCCGCCAGCATCCGCATATTGGCCTGTCCACCCTCACCTATTTATTTGAGGGCGAATTGCGGCACAAAGACAGCCTCGGCTCCGACCAGCAGGTGAAACCCGGCGATGTCAGCTGGATGACCGCTGGCCGCGGCGTCGCCCACGTCGAGCGCACGCCGGAGTCGTTGCTGCGTAGCGGCTCGCGCCTACATGGCCTGCAGCTGTGGCTGGCTCTGCCGGAAGTCGACGAACAGGGCGAACCGAGCTACAGCCATCATCCCGCTGCCAGCCTGCCGGTCAGCGAAGCCCTCGGGGTGCGCATCTGCCTGATCGCCGGCCAAGGCTTCTGCCTGCAATCGCCAGTACCGGTACGCTCGCCGACGCTGTACGCCGAACTACAGCTGGACGCCGGTGCCACGCTGGCGATTCCTGACGAACATCCGGAGCGCGCGGTGTATCTGCTCGAAGGGGAAGTCTTGCTGGACGACGAACCGCTGCCAATGCACGGCATGCTCGTGTTGCCAGAGGGCGAAACCTTCACCCTCAGCGCTTGCACGGGCAGTCGACTGGTGATGATCGGCGGCGCGCCGCTCGGCCCGCGGCGCATGAACTGGAACTTCCTCGCCAGCGACCCGGCACTGATCGAGCAAGCCAAACAGCGCTGGGCCGCCGGTGATTGGCCGCCGGTCCCGGGCGAGATCGAACGCATCGAGTTGCCACGTTGATCGCCGGTGTTTTGCCCAGATCGCGAATGCACCGGCATTTGTAGGTTGGCGCTGAGCGCAGCGATGCCCAACAACCGGCAATGGGTATCGCTGCGCTCCACCTACGCAGCCCGGCCCTGGCCTGATCGCGAATGAATTCGCTCCTACACGCCATGGAAAGTGTCAGGCAAATACTTCGTCGAGCAAGGCATACATCGCCGCAAATGCACGCTTGGCGATCTTCGCGTCGTATTGCATCTTGCCCGGCACATTGGCTTGCGGGTCGGTGAAGGAATGGCACGCGCCGCCATAGCTGGTGAGCTGCCAGTCGACATTGACGGCAGTCATTTCCGCGGCGAAATCGGTCAGTTGCGTGCGCGGTACCAGCGGATCGGAGGCGCCATCGAGCACCAGCACCGCACCTTGGATGTTCTTCTCGTCCGCCGGATCTTGGGTGCTCAACGTGCCGTGGAACGACACGCTAGCCCGCAACGCCGCACCGGAACGTGCTAATTCCAGGGCGCAGTGGCCACCAAAACAGAAGCCGAATGCGGCTAGCCGGGAGGTATCGAGCGCCACGTCAGGCTGCGCCTTGAAGGTTTCCAGGGCGGCCTGCATGCGCTGCCGCAGCGCGCCGGCCTTGTCGATGACGGTCATCATCGCCGCGCTGGCGGCGGTGGCGTCCTGCGGCCGTACGCCTTCGCCGTAGAGGTCGGCGATAAACACCACATAACCCTGCGCGACGACCTGCTTGGCGATTTCAATGGCGCCATCGCCGATCCCCATCCAGTTCGGCGCCATCAACAAGCCGGGACGTGGCTGTTGCACGGCGGCATCGAATAGCAGCTGACCTTCGAAGTCCTGTCCCCCGACGATGTAACTGACGGGGCGATTGCTGATCTGACTCATGTTGCCTCCTAGGAACGGTTGACCGGCTCAATCGCCGGCGAATCTCTCGTCAAAAAGATCGTTCATGGCCCGATAGGCCCGGGCCGTAACTTGCGGATTATATTGATTGCGGCCCGGGACTTTGGCATCCGGATCGGTGAACGAATGCACCGCATTGCCATAGCTGACCAGTTGCCAATCGGCCTTGGCCGCGCTCATTTCGGCAATGAAAGCGCTCACCTGCGCTGGCGGTACCGAAGGATCATCCGCGCCATGCAAGACCAGCACGGGGGCTTTGATCTGCTGCGCATCCTGCGGATTGGGGGTGTCGAGGTTGCCATGGAAGGACACGAAGGCCTTGAGCGGCGCTCCCGAGCGCGCCAGTTCGAGAATCGTCCCGCCGCCGAAGCAGAAGCCGATGGCGGCGAGTTTTCCGCTGTCCAGCGCCACCTCCTTCTGCCCGCTCAGCACGTCAGCCGCCGCCTGCGCACGCTTGCGCATCAGCGGCCGATCGTCACGCACGGCAGTCGCCGCGGCTTTGGCCTGCTCGGGATTTTGCGGACGAATCGCTTTGCCATACATGTCGGCGACAAAGATCACGTAGCGGTCTGCGGCAATCAGCTTGGCCTGGCGCACCGCCGCGTCGCTGACGCCCATCCAGTTGGGCACCAGCAACAGTCCTGGGCGCGGATTTCTTACCGCATCGTCATAGACCAGCACGCCTTCGAAGGGCTGCCCGTCGATCTGGTAAGCCAGTGGTTTGCTTTGCACTGCGGCCTGCGCGTGGCCGGCCAGCCCAGCCAGACCGGCGAATAACAGCGGCATGAATCGATTCATGGCCTGCTCTCCTGCAATAAGGGGAATACACAGGGTAGCCGCTGTCCATGGCATTACCGGGTAGGAACCGCCGCGCAATAAAAAAGCCGCCTACCGGTAGCGGTAGGCGGCTTCTTCAACACTCAGCCAGGTATTACGCGGACAGTTCGACCAGCAGCTTGTTGAGGCGGCGCACGTAAGCGGCCGGGTCTTTCAGGCTGTCGCCGGCAGCCAGGGCGGCCTGGTCGAAGAGGATGCGCGACAACTCGCCGAAGCGCTCCTCGTCCGGCTCGGCGTCCAGCTTCTCGATCAGAGGATGCGCCGGATTGAACTCGAAGATCGGCTTCGAGTCCGGCACTTTCTGTCCACTGGCTTCGAGAATCTGGCGCATCTGCAGGCCAAGATCCTGCTCGCCAATCGCCAGAATCGCCGGCGAGTCGGTCAGGCGATGCGACACCCGGACTTCGGCAACTTCTTCACCCAGCGCGGTTTTCAGGCGTTCGACCAGACCTTCTTTGGCCTTGGCGACTTCTTCCTGGGCTTTTTTGTCCTCTTCCGAGTCCAGCTTGCCGAGATCGAGATCGCCACGGGCGACATCGACGAACTGCTTGCCGTCGAACTCGGTGAGGTAGCTCATCAGCCACTCGTCGATGCGGTCGGTGAGCAGCAATACCTCGATGCCTTTCTTGCGGAAGACCTCCAGGTGTGGGCTGTTCTTGACCTGCGCATAGCTCTCGCCAGTCAGGTAGTAGACCTTGTCCTGGGCTTCCTTGACGCGGCCCAGATAGTCGGCCAGCGAGACGCTTTGCTCACCGCTTTCATCGCTGGTGGAGGCGAAGCGCAGCAGGCTGGCGATCTTCTCCTTGTTAGCGAAGTCTTCCGCCGGGCCTTCTTTGAGCACCTGCCCGAAGTTCTTCCAGAAGCCCTTGTATTGCTCCGGTTCGTTCTTCGCCAGCTTCTCGAGCATGTCGAGTACGCGCTTGGTCAACGCCGACTTCATCGAGTCGATCACCGGGTCCTTCTGCAGGATCTCGCGCGAGACGTTCAGCGACAGGTCGTTGGAATCGACCACGCCCTTGATGAAGCGCAGGTACAGCGGCAGGAACTCGTCGGCCTGGTCCATGATGAACACGCGCTGCACATACAGTTTGAGGCCCTTGGGCGCCTCGCGCTGGTATAAGTCGAATGGCGCACGGCCCGGCACGTAGAGCAGCGAGCTGTACTCCAGCTTGCCCTCGACCTTGTTGTGACTCCAGGCCAGCGGGTTGTCGAAGTCATGGGCGACGTGCTTGTAGAACTCCTGGTATTCCTCGTCTTTCACTTCGGTGCGCGGACGGGTCCACAGCGCGCTAGCGCGGTTGACGGTCTCCCATTCGGCTTCCGCCGGCTTGTCCTTCTCCTCACCGTGGTGCTCTTTCGGCAGTTCGATCGGCAGCGCGATGTGGTCGGAATACTTTTTGACGATGTTGCGCAGGCGCCAACCATCGGCGAACTCTTCTTCGCCGCTTTTCAGATGCAGGACGATGCGCGTGCCGCGTTCGGCCTTGTCGACGGTGGCGACTTCGAAATCACCCTCGCCTTTCGATGACCAATGCACGCCTTCGCCAGCCGGTAAGCCCGCACGGCGACTGAAGACGTCGACTTTGTCG is from Pseudomonas sp. LS44 and encodes:
- the htpG gene encoding molecular chaperone HtpG, with product MSVETQKETLGFQTEVKQLLHLMIHSLYSNKEIFLRELISNASDAVDKLRFEALAKPELLEGGSELKIRVSFDKDAKTVTLEDNGIGMSREDAIAHLGTIAKSGTADFLKNLSGDQKKDSHLIGQFGVGFYSAFIVADKVDVFSRRAGLPAGEGVHWSSKGEGDFEVATVDKAERGTRIVLHLKSGEEEFADGWRLRNIVKKYSDHIALPIELPKEHHGEEKDKPAEAEWETVNRASALWTRPRTEVKDEEYQEFYKHVAHDFDNPLAWSHNKVEGKLEYSSLLYVPGRAPFDLYQREAPKGLKLYVQRVFIMDQADEFLPLYLRFIKGVVDSNDLSLNVSREILQKDPVIDSMKSALTKRVLDMLEKLAKNEPEQYKGFWKNFGQVLKEGPAEDFANKEKIASLLRFASTSDESGEQSVSLADYLGRVKEAQDKVYYLTGESYAQVKNSPHLEVFRKKGIEVLLLTDRIDEWLMSYLTEFDGKQFVDVARGDLDLGKLDSEEDKKAQEEVAKAKEGLVERLKTALGEEVAEVRVSHRLTDSPAILAIGEQDLGLQMRQILEASGQKVPDSKPIFEFNPAHPLIEKLDAEPDEERFGELSRILFDQAALAAGDSLKDPAAYVRRLNKLLVELSA
- a CDS encoding dienelactone hydrolase family protein, producing MSQISNRPVSYIVGGQDFEGQLLFDAAVQQPRPGLLMAPNWMGIGDGAIEIAKQVVAQGYVVFIADLYGEGVRPQDATAASAAMMTVIDKAGALRQRMQAALETFKAQPDVALDTSRLAAFGFCFGGHCALELARSGAALRASVSFHGTLSTQDPADEKNIQGAVLVLDGASDPLVPRTQLTDFAAEMTAVNVDWQLTSYGGACHSFTDPQANVPGKMQYDAKIAKRAFAAMYALLDEVFA
- a CDS encoding pirin family protein, which translates into the protein MTNLILIQPRAEDVEGQPILRLLPSALRRSVGPFVFFDHMLATAYAPGRGVNIRQHPHIGLSTLTYLFEGELRHKDSLGSDQQVKPGDVSWMTAGRGVAHVERTPESLLRSGSRLHGLQLWLALPEVDEQGEPSYSHHPAASLPVSEALGVRICLIAGQGFCLQSPVPVRSPTLYAELQLDAGATLAIPDEHPERAVYLLEGEVLLDDEPLPMHGMLVLPEGETFTLSACTGSRLVMIGGAPLGPRRMNWNFLASDPALIEQAKQRWAAGDWPPVPGEIERIELPR
- a CDS encoding dienelactone hydrolase family protein; translation: MPLLFAGLAGLAGHAQAAVQSKPLAYQIDGQPFEGVLVYDDAVRNPRPGLLLVPNWMGVSDAAVRQAKLIAADRYVIFVADMYGKAIRPQNPEQAKAAATAVRDDRPLMRKRAQAAADVLSGQKEVALDSGKLAAIGFCFGGGTILELARSGAPLKAFVSFHGNLDTPNPQDAQQIKAPVLVLHGADDPSVPPAQVSAFIAEMSAAKADWQLVSYGNAVHSFTDPDAKVPGRNQYNPQVTARAYRAMNDLFDERFAGD